Genomic DNA from Mesorhizobium sp. 131-2-1:
GAGCGCGCCAGTGCGCGGGCGCCGATATCGTCCGGCCAGAGCCTTTTTTGCGGAAACAGGTCGGCAAGATATTCAAGGATGGCAAGGGTTTCCCAGACGATCCTGCCATTGTGATTCAAGACCGGCACCAGTCCGGTCGGCGACACCTTGGCGAGATTGGCAAAGGTCTCGGGCGTGCGCAGGCGCACGAAACTCTCCTCGAACGGGATCTCCAGATGCCGCATCGCCACCCAAGGCCTCAGCGACCAGGAGGAAAAGCACTTGTTGCCGATGAAGAGCGTGAATTCAGCCATGGTTCCTCCCGTGCGCTCGCCTGCGCAGGCGCACCCTACCCCGCCTGCCTACCAGGCCGATCCCGAAAAAACGACCAGGGCCGCCGTCCGGCCCGCCTCAGAAGCTCAGGCTCTTGGAAAAAGCGTTGGTGAAGACCACTTCGCCGTGGTCGCCTGCCGCCGCGCCCAGCACCACATCCAGGCTGTCGCCGGTCACCCGCGCCAGCGCGAAGCCGCCCCTATAGGCGGCCTTCGGCTTGAACAGGTCGAGCCCATCGCGGCGGTAGATCATCGGCACCTCATGCTGGTGGCCATGAAAAATGGCAATGACGTTGTAGCCCTTGAGAGCGGCGAGCAGAGCCTGGCGGTCGGCCTCGCTCCACCAATGCGGCGCGCCGGTGCCGTCGTCGTCATAGGTTCGTTTGGCCGGATCCCAGCGCTCGATCGAGAACGTGTCCCAGCCATAGTGCTGGAACAGGATGACCGGGCGGCCGTCGCCGGCGTAGGTCGCCAGGTCCTGCCTCAGCCACGGCAGGCTGCTCAGAGTGCCATGGGCGGTGTCGCCGGCAAAACGATGCGTCTGGATGAGATGCAGGCCGCCCCAGTCCCAGGAATAGCAATCTGTGTCGACGTCGTACTCGGTCGCCGGCACAGGCGGCTTGAAGAACACGCCGGCGCGGTGGTTGACCTCGACATAGTCGCGCAGCTCGCGGCGATACCAGTCGACATGCGGCGGCGAGCCGTTCTGGTCGAGATCGTGGTTGCCGAGCCCGACATAGACGGGCATGTGCACGCGGTCCGGCCCGATGCCCTGCTGGTAGCGCTGGCTGAACTGCAGGAGCTGCGTGCCCTCGCTGGGCTCGGTGACCTGGCCGCCGCCATCGTCGGTGATGTCGCCGCCGGTGACGAGGCCGAGCGGCGTACCGATGCGGCTGCCGGCCGAGCGCAGGCCGGTGGCGACACCGCCGATCTCGGCCGGCCATTCTTTGTCGGCGATGCCGTTCAGCGCTGCCACGTTGCGCAGCAGCGCGGCGTCGGTCTTGCCCTCCTGCAGGCAATTCGGGCTCAGCCCGCTTGCCATGCGGCAGGCATGGATATCGGCGATGAACAGGAAGGTGGCGTCGATCGGCTGGATGCGCTGCCCGGTCTGGCCGAATGCCGGACGGGCAAAGACGCCGGTAGCCGCAAAGCTCGCCATCTGCGCCAGGAAAGCGCGACGGGAGATCGAACGGGTTCGCCTGCGATGCATCATGGCCGAGATTGAGCACAGGCGGCGCCCGGCCGTCCAGTTCCCACCCCGGCCCGCCAAGCATCGACATGGCGGTATGGGTCTGGCAGTCTTGGGCCTTCAACTTGAGCGGGAAGAGGAGAATGCGATGAGAGCCGCAACGATCGGCATGGCCCTGCTCGCCATGGCGGGCGCCGCGCATGGCGCCGAATGCGTTGACGCCAAAACCGCCAAGACCGGCTTCGTGCTGGAGATGCCGGGCATCCGCAGCGAGTTCCGGCCGGCCGCTGGCGGCATGGTTTCGGTCGCCAACACATACCAGTCCGAATCGCCGCAGACGCAGTTCCTCTATGCCGGGCTGATCGAGGTGTTTCGCGACAGCACGACCGGCCACCTTGCCGCTCGGCGACCTGAAAAAGCTGTTTCCGCTGAAAGCGGGCGCGAAGAGCACGACGCAGTTTGTCGAACTGTCGCCGAACAAGCAGCCGAAGGGCACCAAGACGCTCGAGCTGGCGGTGAAGGGCAAGGAGACTTTCAGCCTCGGCGGCTGCAAATACAATGTGCTGGCGGTCAAGGAGACATTCAAGAACCAGGCCGGCGAGACGCTG
This window encodes:
- a CDS encoding metallophosphoesterase, producing MMHRRRTRSISRRAFLAQMASFAATGVFARPAFGQTGQRIQPIDATFLFIADIHACRMASGLSPNCLQEGKTDAALLRNVAALNGIADKEWPAEIGGVATGLRSAGSRIGTPLGLVTGGDITDDGGGQVTEPSEGTQLLQFSQRYQQGIGPDRVHMPVYVGLGNHDLDQNGSPPHVDWYRRELRDYVEVNHRAGVFFKPPVPATEYDVDTDCYSWDWGGLHLIQTHRFAGDTAHGTLSSLPWLRQDLATYAGDGRPVILFQHYGWDTFSIERWDPAKRTYDDDGTGAPHWWSEADRQALLAALKGYNVIAIFHGHQHEVPMIYRRDGLDLFKPKAAYRGGFALARVTGDSLDVVLGAAAGDHGEVVFTNAFSKSLSF